In Candidatus Methylomirabilota bacterium, the sequence GCCGTGGTGAACGCGCGGGACGAGGCGGAGGCGATCCGCGCGATCGCCGACGCCGACGCCTTCTTCGGGAAGCTCACGCCGGCTCTGCTGGCGGCGGCGCGCCGGCTCCGGTGGGTCCAGGCGCCCACGGTGAGCCTCGAGCACTACGTGTTCCCGGAGCTGGTCAGCCACCCCGTCACCCTGACCAACATGCGGGGCCTCTTCTCGGATGTCATCGCCGACCACGTCTTCGGCTACATCATCTGCTTCGCGCGGAACTTCCACCGCTACATCCGCAACCAGCTCGCCGCCCGCTGGGAGGCGGTAGGAGGCGAGGCCGCGCGCTCGACGTTCGCGGCGGGCCCCGGTCGGGTGAGCGCCATGGACCGCGCCCACCTCCACCTCGCCGACACCACCCTCGGCGTCGTCGGGCTCGGCCAGATCGGCTCCGAGATCGCGCGCCGCGGGCTCGCCTTCGGGATGCGGGTCGTCGCGGTGGACCCGGCCCGGACCCAGGCCCCGGCCGGCGTGGCGGCGCTATGGAAGCCCGACCGTCTGCCGGACCTGCTCGGCGAGAGCGACTTCGTGGTCGTCGCCGCGCCCCACACGCCGGAGACCTACAAGCTCTTCCGGAGTGCCCAGTTCCGCCAGATGAAGCCCACGGCGTACTTCATCAACATCGGCCGTGGCGCGATCGTCGACCTGGCCGACCTGACCGCCGCCCTTCAGGCCGGCGAGCTGGCCGGCGCCGGCCTCGACGTCTACGAGGTCGAGCCGCTACCGGCCGAGCACCCGCTCTGGCGGCTCGAGAACGTGATCCTCACGCCGCACGTGGCCGGCGCCTCCCCGCGAATCGCCGAGCGGCACCTCGCGGTCCTCCTCCGCAACATCCGCCACTTCGTGCGGGGAGAGCCGCTCGAGAACGTGGCCGACAAGGCCGCCTGGTTCTAGCGTGACGCGGGGGGCGGCTGGACACGGGCTGGTCCAAAAATCGACAGACTGCGCGCGCCGCCGGGCTGAACCTCAACCGAGCCCGCTCGGCGTGTCCCAGACGAGAGCCACGGCCTTCGCCTAACTGCCAGACAAGATTCGCGCCGGCGTCAGGCAGCCGCGGCCGGCGTCATGGCATTACCATTGCATCGTAGGGACACCCGTGGCCGCACCGGTATCCGATCTCGACATCCTGGTTCTCGAAGATGACCCGCTCGTCCGCCTGAGCTTGCTCGAGACGCTCGCGCACGCGGGCTACCGGGCGATCGGGACGGGGAACGGACTCGAAGGCCTGGCGAGATTGGCCGAAGGGTCTCCGCGCCTGATCCTGATGGATATGGTCATGCCGGGCATGGACGGATACGAGTTCCTGGCGCGACTCCGAGCGAATTCGGAGTGGTCCCAGATCCCCGTGGTGATCATTTCCAGCCTCGGCTACGCCCTTCAGGAATCCGTCGACCACCGTGGCCGCGACACGCTGGGCATCTTCGGCATCGTGCCCAAGCCGATCGACACGGCGACGCTGCTCGAGCTGGTCGGCCTCATGCTGGGGGTTGACGGAAGCGAACCGCAGGAGCCGGAACCCGGGGCGCCGCCGCCCGACCGGGAGTGAGACGGGCACTCATCATGACCTCACCCGGCGACGCCAAGTCCCGAAAATGGATTCTGGTCGCGGATGACGACCCGGCGGTGCGGTCTTTAGTCGTCCGCGTGCTTCAGGACGCCGGGTATGCCGCAGTCGGAGCGGAAGACGGCATCGCGGCCTGCGATCTGGTCGAGCAGATCTTCCCCCACCTGATCATCCTCGACCTGCACATGCCTCGCATGTCAGGAGTCGAGTTCCTGGCGCGCTGGCAGCAGATTCCGGTCCTCATCCTGTCGGGCTACCTCAGCGAACATCGAGTCGAACAGGGCCGCCCGAACGTGGTGGGAGTGCTCGAGAAGCCGTTCGACCTCGACGTGCTGGTCGCCAAGGTGCGCGAGGTCCTGGGAGGTTAGCCGACGCCGGCTCACCCCTGAGCGCTGCGGCCGTCGGCCGGCGGCGCCGGGGCTACGTGCGGGGAATCCGCCCGGTCAGCTTCGCGACCACGCGCGCCAGCTCGGCCGCCTGGATCGGCTTACCGAGGTGCTCCTGGTAGCCCGCATCCAGCGCCCGCTGCCGGTGTATGCTACCGGGGTGCACGGGCCCGGCCAGGCCACGCTCGGACGCGAGG encodes:
- a CDS encoding response regulator; its protein translation is MAAPVSDLDILVLEDDPLVRLSLLETLAHAGYRAIGTGNGLEGLARLAEGSPRLILMDMVMPGMDGYEFLARLRANSEWSQIPVVIISSLGYALQESVDHRGRDTLGIFGIVPKPIDTATLLELVGLMLGVDGSEPQEPEPGAPPPDRE
- a CDS encoding response regulator, which encodes MTSPGDAKSRKWILVADDDPAVRSLVVRVLQDAGYAAVGAEDGIAACDLVEQIFPHLIILDLHMPRMSGVEFLARWQQIPVLILSGYLSEHRVEQGRPNVVGVLEKPFDLDVLVAKVREVLGG
- a CDS encoding D-2-hydroxyacid dehydrogenase; this translates as MKLVIHPPVEPERLTQIRAAAGDMAVVNARDEAEAIRAIADADAFFGKLTPALLAAARRLRWVQAPTVSLEHYVFPELVSHPVTLTNMRGLFSDVIADHVFGYIICFARNFHRYIRNQLAARWEAVGGEAARSTFAAGPGRVSAMDRAHLHLADTTLGVVGLGQIGSEIARRGLAFGMRVVAVDPARTQAPAGVAALWKPDRLPDLLGESDFVVVAAPHTPETYKLFRSAQFRQMKPTAYFINIGRGAIVDLADLTAALQAGELAGAGLDVYEVEPLPAEHPLWRLENVILTPHVAGASPRIAERHLAVLLRNIRHFVRGEPLENVADKAAWF